A genomic region of Rhipicephalus sanguineus isolate Rsan-2018 chromosome 3, BIME_Rsan_1.4, whole genome shotgun sequence contains the following coding sequences:
- the LOC119385821 gene encoding phospholipid scramblase 3-like: MTTVIMIIIVIIYNNNNSSSSEVCSDIVPVLPSSHVVVTSPQRKAITYGLVVEVQAPPGTLIGRVCQLWSICYPSYGIYDTSGNKTLSIVGPCCTYSMPFCCDVQFQVKSANGVEVGKITKQWSGVVKEGFTDADTFGVTFPMDLDVNMKASLIAATMLIDYMFYETTCGQGSGAKAT; encoded by the exons ATGACCACggtcatcatgatcatcatcgtcatcatctacAACAATAACAACAGCAGCAGTAGCGAAGTGTGCAGCGACATAGTGCCCGTATTGCCTTCTTCACACGTAGTGGTTACTTCGCCGCAACGCAAGGCTATCACTTATGGCCTA GTAGTGGAAGTTCAAGCTCCACCAGGAACTCTCATCGGCCGTGTGTGTCAACTGTGGTCCATATGCTATCCGTCGTACGGAATTTACGACACAAGTGGGAACAAGACGTTGAGTATTGTGGGTCCCTGCTGCACCTACAGCATGCCCTTCTGTTGCGACGTTCAGTTTCAA GTTAAATCAGCGAACGGCGTGGAAGTGGGGAAGATCACCAAGCAGTGGAGCGGTGTCGTCAAGGAGGGATTCACAGATGCCGACACCTTCGGCGTCACCTTCCCGATGGACTTGGACGTCAACATGAAGGCCAGCCTGATTGCGGCCACTATGCTCATC GACTACATGTTCTACGAGACAACATGCGGCCAGGGCTCTGGTGCTAAAGCCACATGA